The Acidobacteriota bacterium genome includes a region encoding these proteins:
- a CDS encoding RNA polymerase sigma factor RpoD/SigA, with protein MKKDIDELFENNFAEKNIDEEASNDSSDEITLEEQGYDPDTADLLKLYLREASRTPMLDAAGEIAAAKRIERARNRFMRLLARSPIVAEYAIYLRRAFADNKETASDIIEQIKSDRFSQPSIDALDLALEDIEIAHLELNSPRRKPAKRFLKKYAKTYATRQHIKLHRAVRNLVFTPATERHVVKLLEIAANLASSYVKKSHERSSHKKTVTLDELHVSHDGAFAVGPLVAKAILENPNAAKTFVKLSQRVNAAAYEMSNAKQRMTESNLRLVVSVARHFNNRGLAFLDLIQEGNIGLMRAVEKFDWRRGFRFSTYAMWWIRQSMARALDTQSRIVRLPASELELINKVTKAARSMGEEKAADVSNHEIADKLNIQADRVGEARGFAQQIIPLDVAANDNGESAVAFIDDGGGNNPFKAAVARSRRDAISKALARLTPREAMILKQHYGLETESEPRTLEEIGQDLSVTRERVRQIEAGAFAKLREIEEGQMLREYLAVG; from the coding sequence ATGAAAAAAGATATTGATGAGCTTTTTGAAAACAACTTTGCAGAAAAAAATATAGACGAAGAAGCCTCAAATGATTCGTCTGATGAAATTACACTTGAAGAGCAAGGCTACGACCCAGACACCGCAGACTTGCTGAAACTTTACCTCAGAGAAGCCAGCCGCACACCGATGCTTGATGCAGCCGGTGAAATCGCGGCGGCTAAACGCATTGAAAGAGCAAGAAATCGGTTCATGAGATTGCTTGCTCGCTCACCGATTGTCGCGGAATATGCAATCTATCTGCGACGCGCTTTCGCCGATAACAAAGAAACCGCCTCGGACATCATCGAACAAATCAAAAGCGACAGGTTTTCGCAACCCTCTATTGATGCGCTCGACCTGGCGCTTGAAGATATTGAAATCGCTCACCTCGAACTCAATTCACCGAGACGCAAACCGGCGAAACGATTTCTCAAAAAATATGCGAAAACTTACGCAACGCGGCAGCATATCAAATTGCATCGCGCCGTAAGAAATCTGGTCTTCACACCGGCAACCGAACGTCATGTGGTTAAACTATTGGAAATCGCTGCAAACCTCGCTTCGTCGTATGTCAAAAAATCGCATGAACGCTCAAGCCATAAAAAAACGGTGACTCTGGATGAACTTCACGTGAGTCACGATGGCGCGTTTGCTGTGGGACCGCTGGTTGCCAAAGCCATTCTTGAAAATCCGAACGCGGCAAAAACCTTCGTCAAACTTTCGCAACGGGTGAATGCGGCGGCTTACGAAATGAGCAACGCCAAACAGCGCATGACCGAATCCAATTTGCGTCTGGTGGTTTCGGTGGCGCGACATTTCAACAATCGTGGGCTGGCGTTTCTGGATTTGATTCAGGAAGGCAACATCGGCTTGATGCGGGCGGTGGAAAAATTCGACTGGCGCAGAGGCTTTCGTTTTTCAACTTATGCGATGTGGTGGATTCGTCAATCGATGGCGCGCGCCCTTGATACGCAAAGCCGCATCGTCAGACTTCCGGCATCAGAGTTGGAGTTGATTAACAAAGTCACCAAAGCGGCGCGTTCCATGGGCGAAGAAAAAGCCGCTGACGTATCGAATCATGAAATCGCCGACAAACTCAACATTCAAGCCGACCGCGTCGGTGAAGCCAGAGGTTTTGCGCAACAAATCATTCCGCTCGATGTCGCGGCAAATGACAACGGCGAATCTGCCGTAGCCTTCATTGATGATGGCGGCGGCAACAATCCGTTCAAAGCGGCGGTGGCGCGTTCCCGCAGAGACGCCATCAGCAAAGCCCTGGCGCGACTGACGCCACGCGAAGCCATGATTTTGAAACAACATTATGGACTGGAAACCGAAAGCGAACCGCGCACTTTGGAAGAAATCGGGCAGGATTTGTCTGTGACTCGCGAGCGCGTCCGTCAAATCGAAGCCGGAGCTTTTGCCAAGTTGCGGGAAATCGAAGAAGGGCAGATGTTGCGCGAATACCTGGCGGTTGGCTAA